In a single window of the Zea mays cultivar B73 chromosome 5, Zm-B73-REFERENCE-NAM-5.0, whole genome shotgun sequence genome:
- the LOC109939686 gene encoding protein FAR-RED IMPAIRED RESPONSE 1-like translates to MEFLSAMQESRIPQHCIMDFVSEMHGGPENVPLTTQDMINLKKARQRERNANDVSKLLSFFALCKKDNPQFFSDFQLDQEGKILSIFWSHASQQADYIDFGDAVTFDTTHKTNLYDKPLGMFVGCNHHLQCTVFGFTLLGDETVDTFEWVFNAFKTCMGAEGPRVMLTDQDPAMPVALGRI, encoded by the exons AtggagttccttagtgcgatgcaagaaAGCAGGATTCCGCAACACTGTATTATGGATTTTGTTTCAGAAATGCATGGTGGACCAGAGAATGTACCGTTAACTACACAAGACATGATCAACCT GAAGAAAGCGCGACAAAGAGAAAGAAATGCCAATGATGTGTCTAAGCTCCTATCTTTTTTTGCATTGTGTAAAAAAGATAACCCACAGTTTTTCTCTGACTTCCAACTAGACCAAGAAGGAAAGATTTTGAGCATTTTTTGGTCCCATGCTAGCCAGCAAGCAGATTACATTGACTTTGGAGATGCAGTTACCTTTGATACAACTCATAAGACAAATCTATATGACAAACCCCTGGGAATGTTTGTTGGTTGTAACCACCATCTGCAGTGCACCGTATTTGGTTTCACATTGTTGGGTGACGAAACTGTAGACACATTCGAGTGGGTTTTCAATGCattcaaaacatgcatgggagCTGAAGGACCACGAGTAATGCTTACAG ATCAAGATCCAGCAATGCCAGTTGCACTAGGCAGG ATTTGA
- the LOC107436075 gene encoding uncharacterized protein LOC107436075 codes for MGVHLLKKQHSSAPSSLGRGSGSGSASGSSVSASSMPPKGCMAVRVVGPSSAAAGRKEQEQEEEEERFVVPVGYLKHPLFVALLQAAEEEYGFEQKGAITIPCGVDHFRRVQGIIHHHGSGGGHHHGHHSSSSSNHFHIAGCFRA; via the coding sequence ATGGGGGTTCACCTGCTGAAGAAGCAGCACTCGTCGGCGCCGTCGTCGCTGGGCCGCGGCTCCGGCTCCGGGTCCGCATCCGGGTCGTCGGTGTCGGCGTCGTCGATGCCGCCCAAGGGGTGCATGGCGGTGCGCGTGGTGGGGCCttcctccgccgccgccgggcggaaggagcaggagcaggaggaggaggaggagcggtTCGTGGTGCCCGTGGGGTACCTGAAGCACCCGCTGTTCGTGGCGCTGCTCCAGGCGGCGGAGGAGGAGTACGGGTTCGAGCAGAAGGGCGCCATCACCATCCCCTGCGGCGTGGACCACTTCCGCCGCGTGCAGGGCATCATCCACCACCACGGCTCCGGCGGCGGGCACCACCATGgccaccacagcagcagcagcagcaaccacTTCCACATCGCCGGCTGCTTCCGCGCCTGA